In Paramormyrops kingsleyae isolate MSU_618 chromosome 11, PKINGS_0.4, whole genome shotgun sequence, the genomic window ctctctctctctctctctctctctctctctctctctctctctctctctcgtcaCATAGCTTCCTGTGTGATCTGATCTGAGTAATGCACACATGGTTGTAGGTTCACACTCTAGATGTCTTCATAGTTACATAAATTGCTTAATGATGTTTGTGTCAGAGGGATCCTGCACTCATTCTAATGTGAAGGGAAAGTGAAATTGAGTAGGCACTGCTGTAGTAGTGTGAGCTGGAGATGCAGGCCAGGCTGTCCGTCTGGACCCGGATGGCAGGGGTAAGGATCTATTCTGTCCGCAGCCTTCATGACGATGGCCATCATCCTCCTGCACATGTTCTGGGGGGTGGTCTTCTTCGAAGCCTGTGAGAAGCAGAAGTGGTTGTCCGTGGCCGTGGTGGTTGGCAGCCACCTCTTCGTGTCGTGTATGGTAAGCTGCGGTCATGGGGCGTTGGGGAGTGACCTCGTGTGGTTTCTGACCCTCCCGTCTTCTCAGACGCCTCTGCGGTCAGGCGTTAGTGGCCGGTGGCGTGGCATCCCCACCCTCAGAGGTGATCGCTGTCCCTTGCAGACGTTCCTGAACCCCCAGTACGAAGGCAGCCTGATCCCCGCCTACCTGGTGACGCTGCTGATGGGAGGCTGGGCGTTCTTCTGCGCGGGGGGGTCGCTGCGTAACCTCAAGCTCTGCCTCACCTGCAAAGACAAGGACTTCCTGCTGGCCAATCACCGGTCCAGATAGCATGAAGGAGTCTTGCTGGGACTTTATCGGTGGCAGAGAGCGAGAGACGCAGGGTGCCGCCCTCCCCTTACCATTCCTCTGTGCTGTCTGTAGTTTGCTGCGTAGGTAAGCACTGGAATTACAATGATTATTGTTACTATTTTGGGGGCGGTGCCACTTTCCCTGAGAGCGGGCTGCAGCCTTGCCCAAACTCCGGTGATCCTGCTTGGCACTGAGGAGGCTCTCTAGGCCCTGTCAGCCGCCACACTGATGAAATCTGCCAGCTGCAGGAAAAACACTGTCGTCTTACCTTTAAAGTCCATAAAACCTCCTTCACGATGATGGTCCGTGGCATATTTTACACTCTTACACAATTGCACACCAACATGCGAAGACACACATACTCTTACCTTTTTGTGGGAACGGTACTTGCTGACGCTGCTGTGccttcctcctccacctcgcgttcggtcccccccccccccttaaatcATAGCCCCTTTAAGTAGCGGCACCCCCTTGATGCCCTGCCGCTTGCCCGCTCTCTCCTCTGGCCCCTTGAAACCTCACCCTTTGCGTTTTCGTGACTTTTTTCAGTTTAAACATGAAGTGGTGACCCACAGTAATATATTTATGCATATTGATTAAATGGTTTAATATTCTGTGCTTCTTTGTCATGGTGTTCTTGTGCTGACATCATCCCATCTTTCATATTCCTGCTCGCTCACTGTAGCTTTATCACATAACCTTGAGTTTTGATGACATCCCCCATTGGGTTCCCGTAACGGCTGGAAGTGAGCCagacatgacccccccccccccccccttctcaatCACAAAAACCTGGCACTTTGAATTCTGGGTGTGGAGCCAACAgagaattttttttccctgcttttGAATTGGCCAAGTATAAGAGAGAGATTGAAATGAAGCCAATCAGGAAAGTCTGTCGGGAGCAGAAAGGTGACATCCTCCACAGCCTGCAGTATTCCTGAATCGGTATCTGTACAGTCACTTTTCACGGGCTTTGGGGTCCAGTACAGGAGAACCTGTGCTGACCCGGAATCCTCAGCGCCTGTAGTCTGCTGTTCAGCAGGCAGGAAGCTAGGCTCCCATGTCTTCGTCAAACAGCacttattgggggggggggggcaggccgcAATCACCCCTCATCGCCATCATGTCGTCACTGGGGTCTGacctttcccagaatgcaacagGGAATAAGTATCATCTCTCCGAAATCAGGGAAACCCTCTGCCGTTCTGGGGTCTGCAGGGCTGTCCTCACTGCTTTCCTCTGTCTTGACATCATACATTGGAAAAACTCTGTCTGTATATAATACCGTCATGCTTAGGAAATATGTCAGCTTGTTTTTATTATGTTGTTATAGCAAGTTTATTTGcaatggtgtgggggggggtatgtaCTGATGTTTTCTGGGGGTCCTTGTTTAAATGAGCCCCCCCATTTTGGCAAGTCTGCTGTAGCTTTAGTTGTAATTGGGGGGAAAGCCAATTAAACAATTTTGCTGTGGGTACCTGAAGAAACACGTTTTGTTTTCCTGTCGTTTGTGTGGGGTGCGGGTGACTGAATCTCCAGGTGAACAGGAAGGTGACTCATAGAGGCTCTCCATGCAGCTTCTCCTTTAATCTCGACTACATTCGTTTGTAGGATATGCAGATTCTGCACAGGTGCGTTGTACGATTTCAGAAACGGTTAAAATACAGGCGAGTCATGCAATACGACTTAATGTGGTGATGTTCTTAAACAAGACAAAATCATTTTGTGGTCTGCAGAAATGGATACGATTGTAGTttatacttttgttttttttaattaatgttttttgaaaagaCAAAAACCCGAATGAATAATGTCAATAATAATGAATGCTTGTAAAATAAATTTGCCAAATCAGCGCTTCAGAGATCCTTACTTCATGATTCACCTTTTGGGCTAACATTTCACCTTTTGACAGATTGAGGCAAAAATGCAAGCTTGCACAGACAATGAATTTTTTATTATAGCAATACAAGCACTTTGGGAAACATTTCTAAACACACCGGCCATATCAGCGTGACAGTGACGCTTAAATCTGGCTTCTGAGCAACTGGGGCGAAACTGAATTCTGTGCATTACTGCCCCCCAATGGCTGCCGGCAGTACTGCTCCCCATAAGCATTGTTTATGGTGTATTGGAGTGAGCGATGCCAAAATTGCATTAatgtgtcccccccacccagggCCTTGGTGCTGCACAGTACCGAGTCCCAGGGACGCCCCGCTTGTACAATAGAGAAAGAGCGGAGCGTTTCTGTAGTGGGATCAGGAGACGCGGGGGTGGGGGCGCCCTGCTGATGACAGGCTCGTCCCCTTTCTGCGCCTCTCTCACTGCGGGTGACAAAGGCTCGGTCTGTGCCGTATTCTAGATAACGGGCCCTGTTGCACTGTTTGCATAAAGCTCTGTGTTTCTTTGTCACAATTGGTACAGAAGAGTCTTTTAAGCCCTGGATGATTCTAGAAGCATCACAGTAACGTCCTTTCAGGCCGCCCAGCCCTGGGTGCTTTCACCCCAGTCATGTGCGCGGCGGCGTTCGCGGTGCCCTGCCGTCCCGTTACAGCTCACGGTGAAGGCAGCTCCCCAAACACGACGCGCTCTGAAGTGCTCCTCCCACAATCGGCCTGCTCCTCTCTGGATCGGTCCTCTCTGGATTACCTGCTCCTGTCTGAATCACGCCCCTCTGAATTGTCCTGTTCCTTCCTGAATTGCCCCTCCCTGAATTACCATACTCCTCTGAATTGCCCCTCCCTGAATTACCATACTCCTCTGAATCGCTCCTCCCTGAATTGCCCCGTTCCTCTCTGAATCATCCCGTTCCTTTCTGGATCGGTCCTCTCTGGATTACCTGCTCCTGTCTGAATCACGCCCCTCTGAATTGTCCTGTTCCTTCCTGAATTGCCCCTCCCTGAATTACCATACTCCTCTGAGTCGCTCCTCCCTGAATTTGCCCGTTCCTCTCTGAATCATCCCGTTCCTTTCTGGATCGGTCCTCTCTGGATTACCCTGCTCCTGTCTGAATCACGCCCCTCTGAATTGTCCTGTTCCTTCCTGAATTGCCCCTCCCTGAATTACCATACTCCTCTGAGTCGCTCCTCCCTGAATTGCCCTGCTCCTCTCTGGATCAGTCCTCCCTGCTGTGCCCTGCTCCTCTTTGAATTGATCCACTGCTCTCTGAATTGCTCCTCTTTGAATCACTGCTCTCGGAGTCATTTCGTTCCTCTCTGAATCACCCTGCTTTTTTCTGAACTGCTCCTCTTTGAATGGCCGAGTTCCAGGTCACCTTTTTACCACACTCTGTTTATTTTGTGAATTTCAGAAAATAAAGAGCCCTGTGCACTTTCATTTGATCAAAACGCAGCATGTGGGGACTGTGAAACATCTGTGTCCACCTCATAGAGCCAACTGGGTCAGTTTACACAGAATGTACTGGATGCTGTTCGGTGCTGAATCACTCTTCTTCTTCTGGGGGGTGACAAGTTACACTTCGGAAAAACCGTGGTCTCCTTCTGGCTTCTCTACAATGTTCTTGTTTCGTTCTTGATTTCTCTTTGCTCtgaagacaaaaaatattcttaATTTTCCATGTTACCCACCTTTGTATGTCTTTGCCCCCTTTACTGTCTGTTACGTCGTTTTTGATAAATTACATGTTAAAACAAGCCTTATTGCCTAAAGTTTCTTTCCAGACTTGAGGCTAGAAGGTATCCAGAAGGTTTCTCTGCTGGCTGCATGCTGTGTGATAATCCATTAGTGGCCATCATGTCACCTAATGTCTGACAGAAAAGTGACACTCCCTGCTAAGACCAAGGCGCGCTGCTGCATGCGTTAATTGGGTAAAAAGTTTCTGAGGAGCTTTTCTGTGAAAGCACATCTGTGGAACGCTTACCGTTCTGTTCTTAACTTGCTCCGGGTGAAAATGAAAATTAGCCCGAATCCTATAACTGAGGCCCCGACGAAAGAAACGGGCAGACCTGCAAGGCAAGGGAGCGGGTTCTGCTAGCAAACGGCACGGCACTACTCAACAGGAAGTCAGAAACAGGAAGTGCGGGAAGAGAAATGGGGGTCCGAAATTCATTCGAGCCAAACTGacaacaaatacatttaaatgtgcTTCCTCAATATGCTTACATTTTTATCTTATCAAACATAATACATAATCTCAAAAGTACAGTAAGCATAGCAAACAGTAATTACCATACTTGTCATGCAAACAAATAATTTCCTTGAATTTATGCACACGTTAAAATTAAACGATTTAATGCCTTTAAACATGTTTAAATGCATGTTAATAACACTTCTGACAGACGCTGCTGTATTTCATTAAGTTAATGGTAAAGGTTAAACAATGTTAAAGCAGTTTAAAGTTTGAGTACAATAAAAGCTGTGAATAAGCAGCACACACTCGTTTCACACTGGGGTTGAATGAGGCAGGTCTGCTTGGGATACTTTCAGTGTTTGTGCGTTTGGCTGGTGCTCTGCTAAGTCAGCATCTGACCTGAAGTAATTCATGCTAAAAAGCGAAAAACTGGAAAGTGGCACTGGAGAGATTAAAAATTGTGAATAATGTGGCAGGAGCCAATATTTGTACAAAGtagagcattctgggaaaattAAGTCATGCACTTAAAACTTAACAGGTGGTTGGCATTGGAGCCGGGAATTTAAGGGTTATGTGCCAAcaaccaaaaataaaaaatcactcCTGTATTGAGCAGTAAAAATGTGCACTTCCTGCATCCTAAAGGTACTATAATTTGATGGTTAGTGAGAGTGAGTGATCCAGGTCTGTTAGACACAGAAGGACGGGCTTGTTCTGGTAACATACCCAAGGTCAGCCAAAGATGCATCTCTTTGGAGCAGGAAGAAAAACAAGAGAGGAGAGCATGAGAAATGTAGAAACAGGCACAGGCAGTTAAAAAGGAGTCACCTCCGATCTCTGAGAGTGTCATAGGACCTGTATTATCAAGAAGAACAGATGTGCTATAAACTGCCAACAGTACATTACGGAAATGTCACCGCAACCTTGAGTCatcctttaaaaaaattcaCCATTACCCCCATGCGAACTGCTGTAATGCATTATCTTTTACCAGATACAAAATGAAcataaattttatatttataaaacataatTCCAGAGATGCATAACTCATATGGCATAAAAAGCATATCAGTTGAACAcccaaatacataaataaattgatttcaTCATGATATTTTATCAAAGGCAGGATTCAGGAACTTGACCAGATGACAAAATGACGTGGTCGTATTATGAGCCTGTGGTTTGATGTCTGTGTTGTCACCCGGCATGTCGATGCGTCACTCATGGTGACTTTGAGCGTCAGTGATGATCTTTCTCCGCCATGCGTGCTCCTCAGTCCTCCCACTCCACGCCCAGGGGCCAGGGATGAGGTCGCACTTTGTCACGTGCCTCCTCCTTCTCCAACGTGGACTGCTGCTGTTTTCTGATGGCCCGGTCTGTTGGATGTTTCCAGGGCCTCCCATCTGCCTTCATCAGAGAACGTTCCAGCTGTTGTGCTTCTTCCGTCGCGCGGCTGCGGAGGAGGTACCTGATGGTGGGTAGTGTTAGCTCAGATCTGCAGTGCAGGTAGCTCCTCACGTTCAGCTCTGGGAAGAGCGTCTCCCTGAGGGCCTCCACCAGCCGGCCCCCGCCGGGAGCTCCCTTTAGGTGCTCGATAACGTTCTGCTCGATGGAGACGTAGCACAGGCTGTCTTCATAAAAACCCAACTGCCCGACGGAGCTTGTGGCCGGGGGCAGCTTCCAAAACGCTGGGGTGGCGCCACTCCGTGTGGGAAAGTTCTGCCTCCAGCGGTTTTGCTTATTGTGGCCGGTCGGCTTTGAACCGACTCCCAGCTTGCGGCCGAGACTGGGCAGCAGCCGGGCTATCCCGTCGTCGGCAAGGTCCCCGAGGTCTCCGGACAGCAGGTTCTGAACGATTCGCCTCCTCGCGATGGGAGGAGTCAATGACAAGGAACTGTGGGAGGCCCAGCCTGCATCAGACACAAGCAAAAATGCGTGACGCAAGGTGGCTGCTGCCAGGCTGGCTGGGGGGTGTCACATGggagggaggggcggggggggttagggttatggaaacTGTTACCCCCACATGCTGAAGGCTGTTAACGGTAACTTTCCTGATCTGCTGTCATTCGACATTTTAATTTGCGCACACAGTCCCACGCAGATCTCACTCACAAGCAGGTGATGCCTCACGATTCTGGCCCTTTTTAATGATGTGTATTGCAGTGGGGTATCATGGTCCTACATTACCGGGCTGAGGCCTTTATGGCGTCTGGCATGTTCTGTGACGCTGCTCATGTGACCATCCTCagacatatatttagacagatTTTGTCTGTCTGGTTTGACTGTTTACATGCACATATGATTAACAGGATAATTTTTTAGTGCCCAACTAAAAATAACCAAGTGAAGTTCATCCAGCAGTTTTTAATATATGTCATATATGGTAGATCACAGATTTTAGTTGCTATGGCGACATTATGTGTGAATGATGTATCGAAATGAAAAGTATGGGAACATTAGGTCACAGGTCAAAGTAAATAATGTCTGACATGAAAAATCTCCTCAGCAGTTGTGTAACTGAAGGTACAGGGGATGTGAAAGGACGGGTCAGCTTATCCGCAGGGTGGGCCTTCAGTGACAGGGAATAGGACACAATGACAGACAATCGTCATGGTTTTCACTCACGAAGGCTGTGGAAACTGCAAATGTGTGCAGAGCAGAAGCGTGTaacacatcatcatcatcatcatcaaagaGACGAGGAGACAGACGTGGGGGGAACTTTTACTGGGCTTCTCCATGCGACTGGAGCTGAACTGTGTGACAGATAATGGTATTAGATATGCTAACAGCCCTTAGCAGACACTTTGCGTCAGTGAGCTTCAGCAGTTCAGTTATACATGAGGTTCTCTGGGATGCCGCCTTGGGGACACACCTAGTGGGCTGTGACGCGCCATCAGACAGCGTGACTATCTGCATTCTGCTGTAGGAGTCCTTCACTGCCCGGTGAGATGTTCACATCTGCAGCCGATTCTTGTTTTACGGTGGAGGATAAGACTTGCTGTCTTTGACAGGCCTTTTAATCATCTGTTGCATGAGGCTACATGGACAGGCCATTATACTAGTGTTTCTTGTCTTCACTGTAGACTTACTTGTAGAAGAATGGCATGGGACCATCTCAAGGGACCATCTAGCAGGACCATTCAGGAACCTTGCCCGTCATTTCTGTCCTCCGTAATTCTCTCCCTGACCTGCCTGTGTTTCACCCCGGTCTGGCCCCACTGTCTATGTTTAAGGTCTATTAAATGTTGCCTCTACTTGACCTAAAACATCCAAATTCAAATATAGTGAAACGTAGCAGACAGGAATATCTGGCAGCCAATCGGAATCAGCACATGCACCCTCCTAAACCACCCCACCCTACTGCTGACACAGACTCCACCTAAATGGCAGCCCCAAGCTCACCTTCCCGGAAAGACACCAGGATGACCCTTTGGTCTGTGCTCTGCGGGGTCCTGTAGTTCCCGTCGAGGGGCACCGGGATCGGCTCTCGCTCTCTTGAGGAGTAAATCGCGGTGGCCAGAGTCAGGAACTGGTGTGGTGACAACAGACACATGGTTGCACAGTGTTGCCTGGAAATCCTCAGTACAGAAAATCATAAAGGACTGGAGGAATCAGCGGTGAGGATCCACTGCATTCGGTCAGACATTCACTCAGTTTCTCAGAATCAGTCCAATCACGTTGTACCATCACTCCATCAAAGGCCATAACTACAGCCGATACGAGCACCAAGCGGTTAGTGCATGTACAAGCATGTGGTGCCCAGAAGCTGGCCgacagcgccccctgtaggCAGAGTACCTGTGTGTGGGAGATAGTGATGGGGTTCCGGAACACGGTCCACAGCACGCTGGGGTAGCAGGGGGGCGTAGTCAGGGAGCCATCATAGCGGTAATACTGGTCGAGCCGTAGCGGAAGGAGGTGCCGGATATTGAACGCGGGAACCTGCACTTTTTGATCTATGGTGAACAAGCCACCATCAGAGCGGACCTGAGAGGTGGATGGCTGAAGGCGGTGATGTTCTACACCAGTACTTCTCATCCCAGTCCTTGGGAGCCCCTCAGATGGTCCGCATctttactccctcccagctcacaacacacctgaaccaaacaatcgAGAACACCGAGTACCGGGTACAGGAGTGCTGGGGGGAGCACAGATGTGGcctgtctggggttccctgaggactagCGTAGGAAACACCGCTTTACATGGAATAACTGCTATTTAATGGCTTGCTGGAAGGGATGCAAGCATGAATTTCCTGGAAGGAGGAAGTAGCAACACAATATTTTTGCATGAGTAATTTGAGTAAGATACCTCTGAATTTGACACCATTGATGAACTTGAGCAGCTGATCGAAAGCTGGGTTGAATTCACCAACCTGCCAGAGGGGGCAGTGTGAGGTCAGCATGATGTAAACCGAGGCAGTGTGGCCCCGCCTCCTCTCCAcaggcccctcccccactcaCCTCAATCAGAACCGCCAGCACTGC contains:
- the LOC111847597 gene encoding carbonic anhydrase 12-like isoform X2 — translated: MRALHRRPGRGCGAQAARETRTGAAWTYTGPKGVQHWSKSYPFCGGVFQSPIDLQTPLLQYDPSLVPIEVHNYDLLAHEQLTLGNSGHAVKLYLPSKMYILGLPNRYSAVELHVHWGSPNTPAGSEHTIDGKRFAAELHVVHFNSKKYSNVSVAADKSDGLAVLAVLIEVGEFNPAFDQLLKFINGVKFRDQKVQVPAFNIRHLLPLRLDQYYRYDGSLTTPPCYPSVLWTVFRNPITISHTQFLTLATAIYSSREREPIPVPLDGNYRTPQSTDQRVILVSFREGWASHSSLSLTPPIARRRIVQNLLSGDLGDLADDGIARLLPSLGRKLGVGSKPTGHNKQNRWRQNFPTRSGATPAFWKLPPATSSVGQLGFYEDSLCYVSIEQNVIEHLKGAPGGGRLVEALRETLFPELNVRSYLHCRSELTLPTIRYLLRSRATEEAQQLERSLMKADGRPWKHPTDRAIRKQQQSTLEKEEARDKVRPHPWPLGVEWED
- the LOC111847597 gene encoding carbonic anhydrase 12-like isoform X1, which codes for MTALWSVFCPNTCLLKGTKMRTHCQSALGFAALFIFFVTRFSHGAAWTYTGPKGVQHWSKSYPFCGGVFQSPIDLQTPLLQYDPSLVPIEVHNYDLLAHEQLTLGNSGHAVKLYLPSKMYILGLPNRYSAVELHVHWGSPNTPAGSEHTIDGKRFAAELHVVHFNSKKYSNVSVAADKSDGLAVLAVLIEVGEFNPAFDQLLKFINGVKFRDQKVQVPAFNIRHLLPLRLDQYYRYDGSLTTPPCYPSVLWTVFRNPITISHTQFLTLATAIYSSREREPIPVPLDGNYRTPQSTDQRVILVSFREGWASHSSLSLTPPIARRRIVQNLLSGDLGDLADDGIARLLPSLGRKLGVGSKPTGHNKQNRWRQNFPTRSGATPAFWKLPPATSSVGQLGFYEDSLCYVSIEQNVIEHLKGAPGGGRLVEALRETLFPELNVRSYLHCRSELTLPTIRYLLRSRATEEAQQLERSLMKADGRPWKHPTDRAIRKQQQSTLEKEEARDKVRPHPWPLGVEWED